Proteins from one Gallus gallus isolate bGalGal1 chromosome 15, bGalGal1.mat.broiler.GRCg7b, whole genome shotgun sequence genomic window:
- the ABCB9 gene encoding ABC-type oligopeptide transporter ABCB9 yields MRAWKAVASTLALSGADVVVTTLLYAHGRRGQDILQDLRHFNIFNSLLDIWGGCLYRSCVLLGATIGVATNTAYGPRRLRASRTFIAVVCLLMGIYMMVKLLLYSEVRRTIRDPWFWGLFAWTYVALVATFGLWQLLACVTSSREALGHGSESRTEAEESCDAPRDKREEAAGPTIHKLLSYTKPDAVFLGIASFFLLVAALGETFLPYYTGLAIDGIVVQKSMDRFSTAVLVMSLLAIGSSFAAGVRGGVFTLIFARLNIRLRNCLFRSLMSQEMSFFDENRTGDVISRLTSDTTIVSDLVSQNINIFLRNVVKATGVIFFMFSLSWKLSLVTFMGFPIIMLVSDIYGKYYKKLSKDVQNALAKANNTAEETISAMKTVRSFANEEAEANVYWQKLQQVYRLNKREALAYTYYVWSSGLTLLVVQVSILYYGGHLVISGQMTSGNLISFIIYEFVLGDCMESVGSVYSGLMQGVGAAEKVFEFIDRKPTMVNDGSLAPDHVDGKVEFRNVTFSYRTRSATQVLQNVSFTLHPGKVTALVGPSGSGKSSCVNILENFYPLQDGQVLLDGHPINMYDHKYLHSVISLVSQEPVLFARSIADNISYGLASASFESVVQAAQKANAHAFITELQDGYHTEAGEKGAQLSGGQKQRVAIARALIRTPPILILDEATSALDAESEHAIQQAIYGDLQNHTVLVIAHRLSTVEKAHNIIVLDKGRVVQQGSHKELMEEGGLYSKLVQRQILGLEAGSTDSHQPTARGDSAKAPGGLEGEFRIDHSLPAAAQDDCNNAAHK; encoded by the exons ATGCGTGCCTGGAAGGCAGTGGCCAGCACACTGGCGCTGAGCGGGGCCGATGTGGTGGTCACCACGCTGCTCTATGCCCACGGCCGGCGTGGTCAGGACATTCTTCAGGACCTGAGGCACTTCAACATCTTCAACTCACTGCTGGACATCTGGGGGGGCTGTCTGTACcgcagctgtgtgctgctgggggccaCCATCGGGGTGGCCACAAACACAGCCTATGGCCCCCGGCGCCTCAGGGCCTCGCGGACCTTCATTGCTGTTGTCTGCCTCCTCATGGGCATCTACATGATGGTGAAGCTGCTGCTCTACTCTGAGGTGCGGAGGACCATCAGGGACCCCTGGTTCTGGGGGCTCTTTGCTTGGACCTACGTGGCGCTAGTGGCCACCTTTGGgctgtggcagctgctggcCTGTGTCACATCTTCCCGCGAGGCGCTGGGGCATGGCTCTGAGTCCCGCACTGAGGCGGAGGAGAGTTGTGATGCCCCACGGGACAAGCGAGAGGAGGCAGCGGGACCCACCATCCATAAGCTGTTGTCCTACACCAAGCCAGATGCCGTTTTCCTGGGTAttgcttccttcttcctcctcgtGGCCGCACTGG GAGAGACCTTCCTGCCCTACTACACAGGGTTGGCCATTGACGGCATCGTGGTGCAGAAGAGTATGGACCGCTTCTCCACGGCAGTGCTGGTCATGTCGCTGCTCGCCATAGGAAG CTCATTTGCCGCAGGTGTCCGGGGCGGCGTTTTTACGCTCATATTTGCGAGACTGAACATCCGCCTTCGCAACTGCCTCTTCAGGTCGCTGATGTCTCAAGAGATGAGTTTCTTTGATGAGAATCGCACAG GGGATGTCATCTCCCGCCTGACATCGGATACAACCATTGTGAGTGACCTGGTCTCCCAGAACATCAACATCTTCCTGCGCAACGTGGTAAAGGCCACAGGGGTGATCTTCTTCATGTTCAGCCTCTCATGGAAGCTCTCACTTGTCACCTTCATGGGCTTCCCCATCATCATGCTGGTGTCTGACATCTACGGGAAGTACTACAAG aaGCTCTCCAAGGATGTGCAGAACGCCCTGGCCAAGGCCAACAACACTGCCGAGGAGACCATCTCCGCCATGAAGACTGTCCGCAGCTTTGCCAACGAGGAGGCAGAGGCAAATGTGTactggcagaagctgcagcaggtGTACAGACTCAACAAGCGGGAGGCCCTGGCTTACACCTACTATGTGTGGTCCAGTGGG cTCACCCTCCTGGTGGTCCAGGTCAGCATCCTGTACTATGGAGGGCACCTTGTGATCTCAGGGCAGATGACGAGTGGAAACCTGATATCCTTCATCATTTATGAGTTTGTCTTAGGAGATTGCATGGAG TCTGTGGGCTCTGTCTACAGTGGCCTGATGCAGGGAGTGGGTGCTGCCGAGAAGGTGTTTGAGTTCATCGACCGCAAACCAACAATGGTCAACGATGGGTCACTGGCCCCAGACCATGTGGATGGAAAGGTGGAGTTCAGAAATGTGACGTTCTCTTACCGCACTCGTTCCGCAACACAGGTCCTCCAG AACGTGTCCTTCACCCTGCACCCTGGCAAAGTGACGGCACTGGTGGGCCCCTCAGGGAGCGGGAAGAGTTCCTGTGTCAACATCCTGGAGAACTTCTACCCTCTGCAAGATGGGCAGGTGCTGCTGGATGGGCATCCCATTAACATGTACGATCACAAGTACCTGCACTCAGTG atCTCCCTGGTGAGCCAAGAGCCAGTGCTGTTTGCTCGCTCTATTGCCGATAATATTTCTTACGGCTTAGCTTCAGCCTCCTTTGAGTCGGTtgttcaggctgcccagaaggcTAACGCGCACGCCTTCATCACGGAGCTACAGGATGGCTACCACACAG AGGCAGGCGAAAAAGGAGCTCAGCTATCAGGTGGTCAGAAGCAGAGAGTGGCTATCGCCAGGGCCTTGATCCGAACCCCTCCCATCCTAATCCTGGACGAAGCCACAAGTGCACTGGATGCAGAGAGCGAACATGCG ATTCAGCAGGCGATTTATGGTGACTTGCAGAACCACACAGTGCTTGTCATAGCTCACAGGCTGAGCACTGTCGAGAAGGCACACAACATCATTGTGCTGGACAAGGGCCGCGTGGTGCAGCAGGGCTCACACAAGGAGCTCATGGAAGAAGGAGGTCTTTATTCCAAGCTGGTGCAGAGACAGATCCTGGGGCTCGAGGCGGGTAGCACAGACAGCCACCAACCCACAGCCCGGGGGGATTCAGCGAAGGCGCCCGGCGGGCTGGAGGGAGAGTTCAGGATAGAccattccctcccagctgcGGCACAGGACGACTGTAACAACGCAGCTCATAAGTGA
- the VPS37B gene encoding vacuolar protein sorting-associated protein 37B → MALDAGRLEGLSLQELSALLDDEERLQGMALEMEEAQNVQHSKDMTLASNRSLAEGNLLYQPKLESLKATLTQKYQELQVLFEAYQIKKTKLDRQSSNASLETLLALLQTEGAKIEEDTENMAEKFLDGEIPLDSFIDEYQSKRKLAHLRRVKIEKLQEMVLKGQRLPLAQPQLRAADATPAPPDSYTSDANPPPSAVPRRIPPPPPSVPAGRFPTPFTAAVSSGPAVSYPGAPYPPLPPRAGAQAATQLPQPGCPSQFVPQYPPALPQRPPRFPPHPGFILQ, encoded by the exons aTGGCGCTGGACGCGGGGCGGCTGGAGGGGCTGAGCCTGCAGGAGCTCAGCGCGCTGCTGGACGATGAGGAGCGGCTGCAGGGCATGGCCCTTGAGATGGAAGAG GCCCAAAATGTTCAGCACAGCAAGGACATGACACTTGCCAGCAACCGCAGTCTGGCAGAAGGCAATCTTCTGTACCAGCCAAAGTTGGAGTCTTTGAAAGCAACTTTGACTCAGAAATATCAAGAGCTGCAAGTTCTTTTTGAAGCATACcagataaagaaaacaaaattag ACAGACAATCCAGTAATGCCTCACTGGAGACACTGCTAGCACTCCTTCAGACTGAGGGGGCTAAGATTGAGGAAGACACGGAG AATATGGCGGAAAAATTTCTTGATGGTGAAATCCCACTGGATTCCTTCATTGATGAGTACCAGAGCAAGCGTAAGCTGGCTCACCTGCGACGGGTGAAAATTGAGAAGCTCCAAGAAATGGTGCTGAAGGGACAGAGACTTCCGCTGGCACAGCCTCAGTTGAGGGCAGCCGATGCAACGCCAGCACCTCCAGATTCCTACACTTCGGATGCAAACCCTCCTCCTTCAGCTGTGCCCCGACGAATACCTCCCCCTCCGCCTTCGGTCCCAGCAGGACGCTTTCCTACTCCGTTTACTGCAGCCGTGAGTTCAGGTCCAGCTGTTTCTTATCCAGGTGCTCCGTATCCTCCTCTCCCACCTCGAGCCGGAGCTCAGGCTGCAACTCAGTTGCCACAGCCAGGATGCCCATCTCAGTTTGTACCACAGTATCCTCCAGCTCTTCCCCAAAGACCGCCTCGCTTTCCACCACATCCTGGTTTTATTCTCCAGTGA